The Pochonia chlamydosporia 170 chromosome 1, whole genome shotgun sequence genome window below encodes:
- a CDS encoding flavin-binding monooxygenase-like protein (similar to Metarhizium robertsii ARSEF 23 XP_007825866.2), giving the protein MEHPVREIGSIIQTLTTGSPGEQLDTLNKFFVSDASFTHPFCHVPSFKKGTIPFARNIDSRWILLCIYRWYRTLSPTIDITIESAVFNQSTNCLFVNIHQTFAVWFVPLYRADVSLITVLKLEQRTSQSSNGTTALSGPGQERAKYYISSQEDFYQMNDCVQFLVPRVGQWLWRLWQLFSTWLCVVLSLMFLPVYYTMNSGKAAKKVT; this is encoded by the exons ATGGAGCATCCAG TCCGCGAAATTGGATCAATCATACAGACACTCACCACGGGCTCCCCCGGAGAACAGCTCGACACCCTCAACAAATTCTTCGTCTCAGACGCCTCCTTCACTCACCCCTTCTGCCATGTGCCGTCATTCAAAAAAGGAACTATCCCCTTCGCCCGCAACATTGACTCCCGATGGATCCTTCTCTGCATCTACCGATGGTACCGGACCCTCAGCCCAACCATCGACATCACGATTGAGTCTGCCGTTTTCAATCAGTCCACAAACTGCCTGTTTGTAAACATCCACCAAACCTTTGCCGTCTGGTTCGTTCCCTTGTACCGGGCAGATGTCTCCCTTATTACCGTCCTAAAGCTCGAGCAACGAACGTCGCAGTCCTCCAATGGAACAACAGCCCTTTCGGGCCCAGGTCAAGAGCGTGCGAAATACTACATTTCATCGCAGGAGGACTTTTACCAGATGAATGACTGTGTGCAGTTTTTGGTGCCTCGCGTGGGACAGTGGCTgtggcggctgtggcagcTGTTTAGTACGTGGCTctgtgtggtgttgtcgttgatgtttCTGCCAGTGTATTATACGATGAATAG
- a CDS encoding flavin-binding monooxygenase-like protein (similar to Neosartorya fischeri NRRL 181 XP_001258557.1): protein MTSRSQLANPLLNPLLFLYQLIQWLINNSLSPNPPKSDAELSRPRIAIIGAGITGVTAAAHCVGHGFDVTIFEAGPKEQLGGIWSRVNDTSGLQIHSIMYRFHPSVKWERGYPDRKQIVEQVAELWKRYNLQKKTRFNFKVNKAYQDEKSRWIINDTSNGRFEGLIAAVGTCGEPKMPNLPGLDKFKGEVYHSSELTGKNAKGKNIAVIGGGASAVEALEFAAAHSASKITIISRSEKWIIPRNFIVNTLLALNVFGQETMFSFVPEFLLRKLFYRDLEDIAPASGKGLFSDTPMVNSDVMEKLRTGKASWVRGDIAGLVSSGVEVNHRARGVPKGGPGHLEIIEADMVVMATGFKRPSLSFLPDDCFQSPYEPPNWYLQTFPTAHPSVSAINCTYVSAIGTVGHFHIGIYTRILLMFLVDPLTRPSPFWMQRWIDMTKVLKRTSPTGAFDFFTYLELMWWFVFCVTINPFRWKWGVFVLFGVGINLPRLFVEREKRFLNGVEGYENRDEGKSF from the exons ATGACCTCCCGGTCGCAGCTTGCCAATCCCCTTCTCAATCCCCTCCTCTTTCTCTACCAGCTCATTCAATGGCTCATCAATAATTCTCTTTCCCCGAACCCGCCCAAGTCCGACGCCGAACTATCTAGACCCAGAATTGCGATTATCGGCGCTGGAATTACTGGCGTGACGGCTGCAGCGCACTGCGTCGGCCATGGATTCGATGTCACTATTTTCGAGGCTGGTCCCAAGGAACAACTCGGAGGCATATGGAGCC GCGTCAATGACACTTCGGGTTTGCAAATCCATTCAATCATGTACCGCTTCCATCCTTCTGTAAAGTGGGAACGCGGATATCCAGACAGGAAACAAATCGTCGAGCAAGTCGCCGAGCTCTGGAAGCGATACAACCTCCAGAAAAAGACCCGgttcaacttcaaagtcaacaaggCGTACCAAGACGAAAAATCCCGCTGGATCATCAATGATACCTCCAATGGCCGCTTTGAAGGTTTGATTGCCGCTGTTGGAACATGTGGCGAACCCAAGATGCCAAACTTGCCTGGGCTGGATAAGTTCAAGGGCGAGGTGTACCACTCTAGTGAACTGACTGG GAAAAATGCCAAGGGGAAGAACATAGCTGTTATTGGAGGTGGTGCGTCCGCGGTTGAAGCCCTCGAATTTGCCGCTGCTCATTCCGCTTCTAAGATTACCATTATCTCGCGGTCTGAAAAGTGGATAATTCCTCGGAATTTCATTGTAAACACTCTGCTTGCTCTGAATGTCTTTGGTCAAGAGACCATGTTCTCATTTGTTCCCGAGTTTCTCCTGAGGAAGCTATTCTATCGAGACTTGGAAGATATCGCTCCAGCTTCTGGAAAAGGCCTATTTTCTGATACTCCCATGGTAAATTCAGATGtcatggagaagctgcgTACTGGCAAGGCTTCATGGGTTCGCGGCGATATCGCAGGGCTCGTTTCAAGCGGTGTGGAAGTCAACCATCGTGCCAGGGGCGTTCCAAAGGGCGGCCCCGGGCACCTCGAAATCATCGAAGCTGATATGGTCGTAATGGCAACAGGGTTTAAGCGTCCATCGCTGTCTTTCCTTCCCGATGACTGCTTCCAGAGCCCCTATGAGCCTCCAAATTGGTACCTGCAGACCTTCCCGACGGCTCACCCGTCCGTTTCGGCCATCAACTGCACATATGTCTCTGCCATAGGGACAGTGGGCCATTTCCACATCGGGATCTACACGAGGATCCTCTTAATGTTTTTGGTAGACCCATTAACACGTCCCAGTCCGTTCTGGATGCAGCGTTGGATAGACATGACCAAGGTGCTTAAGAGGACCAGCCCAACTGGGGCCTTTGACTTCTTTACCTATCTCGAGctgatgtggtggtttgtcTTTTGCGTAACAATTAACCCATTTCGCTGGAAATGGGGAGTATTCGTGTTATTTGGGGTTGGCATTAACCTACCAAGGCTTTTCGTGGAACGCGAGAAACGGTTTCTGAACGGTGTGGAAGGATACGAAAATAGAGATGAGGGAAAAAGCTTCTAA